In the Gammaproteobacteria bacterium genome, one interval contains:
- the int gene encoding Integrase/recombinase: MSDDSENTNVKPASEIIEKLITVIHQRNYSIRTEGAYRTWVERYLTFIKNRDLNSTGIAEVVSFLETLVLKRNVSASTQNQALNALVFLYENVLGKPLGDMGNFQRAKRQKYLPVVLTRSEVTRLLEKMDGIYHLMASLLYGTGIRLMECLRLRVKDIDFEYRQITVRDGKGKKDRVVPLPEKLIAPLQTHLERIKTMHDQDLQHGYGEVYLPFALAEKYPNASKEWGWQYAFPSGKLSVDPRGGSVRRHHLHETNLQKAIREAAMTAQLTKLVNCHALRHSFATHLLEFGYDIRTVQELLGHSDVSTTMIYTHVLNRGGKGVRSPLDAL, from the coding sequence TCATCAGCGAAATTATTCAATTCGTACTGAGGGTGCATATCGCACTTGGGTAGAACGCTATTTAACGTTCATTAAAAATCGCGATCTAAACAGCACCGGTATTGCAGAGGTCGTTTCTTTTCTCGAAACCTTGGTCTTAAAAAGAAACGTATCGGCCAGTACGCAGAATCAAGCACTCAATGCCTTGGTATTTTTATACGAGAATGTATTGGGTAAACCGCTTGGCGATATGGGAAATTTTCAAAGAGCAAAACGTCAAAAATATTTGCCCGTGGTATTAACACGATCCGAAGTAACACGATTATTAGAAAAAATGGATGGGATTTATCATTTGATGGCGTCGTTGCTTTATGGTACTGGAATACGGTTAATGGAATGCCTGCGGTTGCGGGTAAAGGATATTGATTTTGAGTATCGTCAGATCACGGTGCGGGATGGAAAAGGAAAAAAGGATCGCGTCGTGCCATTACCAGAAAAATTAATCGCGCCATTGCAAACGCATTTGGAGCGTATAAAAACAATGCATGATCAGGATTTACAACACGGTTATGGTGAGGTGTATTTGCCATTTGCTTTGGCAGAAAAATATCCGAACGCATCCAAAGAATGGGGATGGCAATATGCTTTTCCGAGTGGAAAACTTTCGGTAGATCCACGGGGAGGATCGGTACGCCGTCACCATTTGCACGAAACTAATTTACAAAAGGCTATTAGAGAAGCAGCGATGACAGCGCAGTTGACGAAATTGGTGAATTGTCATGCTTTACGACATAGTTTTGCAACGCATTTATTGGAATTTGGTTATGACATTCGCACTGTGCAGGAATTATTAGGTCATTCAGATGTTTCTACAACGATGATTTATACGCATGTTTTGAATCGGGGCGGCAAAGGCGTGCGAAGTCCATTAGATGCGCTTTAA